One Candidatus Binataceae bacterium genomic region harbors:
- a CDS encoding efflux RND transporter permease subunit, translating to MLRGIVSFSLRFRGIVIALACLTFGYGIYCAVSASLGIFPEFAPPQVVIQTEAPGLAAEQVEALVTQPIENRLLGMNDAASIRSQSIQGLSAVTTVFHQNSDIFRDRQMVSERLSAIAGEMPAGVGAPTLAPLTSATSTFLTLGLSSHRMAATDLWSFAYWTIRPRLLAVPGVAKIAIYGGGVRELQVQVKPHRLLAYGLGIEQVLAATRRATGVEGAGFFENDNQRIVIRTQGQALTPAQLGEAVVATRQGISVRLRDLARVRWAARPLTGDAAIFGKPGVILVLSSQYGANTLEVTRRTQAALRDLAPVLTAHGVKLFPKLFRATDFLHIAVRNVETSLLVGAALVAIVLILLLYDLRAAVISLSAIPLSLLIAVIALRQTGATLNTITLGGLAIAIGEVVDDAIIDVENIFRRLRETPAADARRPLLGVILDASLEVRGAVVYATFVVALVFFPVMAMGGVQGKLFAPLATAYVLAIMASLAIALTLTPALCAALGPRAGTGARTRFVAWLTRVHRRLLEAALDHSRALTMATTALCLAAAATLPLLGGSFLPELQESSFIVHMVGVPGTSIAESMRMGGRVTRALLSDPDVSSVAQRNGRAVLGDDTSGPQENEFDVALAPHHGEDLDEAQERVRQILGGFPGYAFSLNSYLTERIEETLSGQSADVVVEIFGHDLNALDNVADQTARLLRTIRGGVDVQVAAPGGMPELVVRLKPHRLIQFGFSPLDVLSAIRTGYQGEVAAQTYDGNRIYDVTVILDPNQRLDPEALGDLLLRSPEGEVVALRELTSISLEAGHYAILHDGGRREQIVTCNVAGRALDSFVAQARRKLASLRLPAGTYFEFGGAAQARSDALRQMVVSSTLAAALILVLLYLAFGNLANLALVLINVPFALVGGVLAAWLGGGYLSLGSIVGFVTLFGITMRNSIMMVSHFQHLVSVDGQPWNRATVLRAASERLLPIVITATVTALGVLPLALGSETPGREIEGPMAIIILGGLLTSTVLNLIILPGVALRHGRFAPPA from the coding sequence ATGCTGCGAGGGATAGTCAGCTTTTCGTTGCGCTTTCGCGGGATCGTAATCGCGCTGGCCTGCCTGACTTTCGGCTATGGAATTTATTGCGCCGTCAGCGCCAGCCTGGGAATATTCCCGGAATTCGCTCCGCCCCAAGTGGTAATCCAAACCGAGGCTCCAGGGTTGGCTGCCGAGCAGGTGGAAGCGCTGGTCACGCAGCCGATCGAGAATCGGTTGCTAGGAATGAACGACGCCGCCAGCATCCGCTCCCAATCGATCCAGGGGTTGTCGGCGGTTACCACCGTGTTTCACCAAAATAGCGACATTTTTCGCGATCGCCAGATGGTCAGCGAGCGTTTGAGCGCGATCGCAGGTGAAATGCCCGCAGGGGTCGGCGCGCCCACCTTGGCGCCGCTTACCTCGGCCACCAGCACCTTTCTTACCTTGGGGCTGAGCTCTCACCGGATGGCAGCCACCGATCTGTGGAGCTTCGCTTATTGGACCATCCGGCCGCGGCTGCTGGCGGTACCAGGGGTGGCCAAGATCGCGATCTACGGCGGCGGGGTCCGCGAGCTCCAGGTCCAGGTCAAGCCGCACCGCTTGTTGGCCTACGGGCTGGGTATCGAGCAGGTGTTGGCGGCCACTCGGCGCGCCACCGGAGTTGAAGGCGCGGGCTTTTTTGAAAACGACAACCAAAGGATTGTAATTCGCACCCAGGGGCAAGCTTTGACTCCGGCGCAACTGGGCGAAGCAGTGGTGGCGACCCGCCAGGGCATCAGCGTGCGCCTGCGCGATCTCGCCCGCGTGCGCTGGGCAGCGCGGCCACTTACCGGGGACGCCGCGATTTTCGGCAAACCAGGCGTGATTTTGGTCCTCTCTAGCCAATACGGTGCCAACACCTTGGAAGTAACCCGCCGCACGCAGGCCGCTCTGCGCGACTTGGCACCAGTGCTCACGGCCCACGGTGTCAAATTGTTCCCCAAACTGTTTCGCGCCACCGATTTTCTGCACATCGCTGTGCGCAACGTCGAAACCTCGCTGCTGGTCGGTGCGGCGCTGGTGGCGATCGTATTGATCCTGTTGCTTTACGATCTGCGCGCCGCCGTCATCTCGCTCAGCGCCATCCCGCTCTCCCTGCTAATCGCGGTCATCGCGCTGCGCCAAACTGGCGCCACCCTCAATACCATCACGCTGGGCGGGCTTGCCATCGCGATAGGCGAGGTGGTCGATGACGCCATCATTGACGTCGAAAACATCTTCCGCCGCCTACGCGAAACCCCCGCCGCCGACGCTCGGCGCCCCCTGTTGGGGGTGATCCTGGATGCCTCGCTGGAGGTTCGCGGCGCGGTGGTATATGCCACCTTCGTGGTGGCCCTGGTGTTCTTTCCGGTGATGGCGATGGGTGGCGTGCAGGGCAAGCTGTTCGCACCGCTGGCGACCGCCTATGTGTTGGCGATCATGGCCTCGCTAGCCATAGCCCTGACCTTGACCCCAGCCCTGTGCGCGGCGCTGGGGCCGCGGGCCGGAACCGGCGCTCGCACCCGATTCGTGGCTTGGCTGACCCGTGTCCATCGCCGTCTTCTCGAAGCGGCACTGGATCATTCGCGCGCGCTGACCATGGCCACCACCGCGCTTTGCCTGGCTGCCGCCGCCACCTTGCCGTTGCTGGGCGGCAGCTTTTTGCCCGAACTCCAGGAGAGCAGCTTTATCGTGCACATGGTGGGGGTTCCAGGCACCTCGATCGCCGAGTCGATGCGGATGGGCGGGCGGGTCACGCGCGCCCTATTAAGTGATCCCGATGTCAGCAGCGTAGCCCAGCGCAACGGTCGCGCGGTGCTGGGCGACGATACTTCCGGGCCGCAGGAAAACGAATTTGACGTCGCCCTGGCCCCTCACCATGGCGAGGACCTCGATGAAGCGCAGGAGCGCGTGCGTCAGATTCTGGGCGGCTTTCCAGGGTACGCCTTCAGCCTCAATTCCTATTTGACCGAGCGCATCGAAGAGACCCTCTCCGGCCAGAGCGCCGACGTGGTGGTGGAGATCTTCGGCCACGACCTCAATGCACTTGACAACGTGGCCGACCAAACCGCTCGCCTGCTGCGCACCATCCGCGGCGGAGTTGACGTGCAGGTCGCCGCCCCAGGCGGAATGCCCGAGCTGGTGGTGCGCCTGAAACCTCACCGGCTGATTCAGTTCGGCTTCTCGCCGCTCGATGTTCTCTCCGCTATCCGCACTGGCTACCAAGGCGAGGTGGCGGCTCAGACCTACGACGGCAATCGGATCTACGATGTTACCGTCATCCTCGATCCCAACCAGCGGCTGGATCCCGAGGCGCTGGGCGATTTGCTCCTGCGCTCGCCCGAGGGCGAGGTGGTGGCGCTGCGCGAACTTACTTCGATCTCTCTGGAAGCTGGCCACTACGCCATTTTGCACGACGGCGGCCGGCGCGAGCAGATCGTCACCTGCAACGTGGCCGGGCGCGCGCTGGACTCCTTCGTGGCCCAGGCCCGGCGCAAGCTGGCCTCCCTGCGGCTGCCGGCAGGCACTTATTTTGAATTCGGGGGAGCCGCGCAAGCCCGCTCAGACGCGCTGCGCCAGATGGTGGTCAGCTCCACGCTGGCCGCCGCGCTGATCCTTGTCCTGCTCTACTTGGCGTTCGGCAATCTTGCGAACCTAGCATTGGTTTTGATCAACGTACCGTTCGCATTGGTCGGAGGGGTGCTAGCGGCGTGGCTTGGAGGAGGTTATCTGTCGCTAGGCTCGATCGTCGGCTTCGTGACGCTGTTCGGAATCACGATGCGCAATTCGATCATGATGGTCTCTCATTTTCAGCACCTGGTGTCCGTCGATGGCCAGCCCTGGAACCGCGCCACCGTCCTGCGCGCGGCCTCCGAGCGGCTGCTGCCCATCGTAATAACCGCCACGGTAACGGCTTTGGGAGTGTTGCCCCTAGCCTTGGGCAGCGAAACGCCCGGCCGGGAGATCGAGGGGCCGATGGCGATTATTATCCTGGGCGGATTGCTGACTTCCACTGTGCTCAATTTGATCATTTTGCCCGGCGTGGCACTGCGCCACGGCCGCTTCGCTCCGCCCGCGTAA
- a CDS encoding DUF1646 family protein: MNPWFALALLVLLLLGPLLLAPLERNIEWLFLSLGIVAAIAARRLDPPLILHALREPWPISLTVVIAGILFSRGQATLAGGLGWMAKRVPRAVLVALLTFLIAILASVVTAIVAALAFAQLIQLLGLQGVQRRRTAVAGCFAIALGAALTPLGEPLATLATSALKLDMLGLMRLLGLYLLPGVLACGLLAGLCAGRAQEITSAPARVESLTGNILDGVRIYAFVAGLVLIGAAFAPLAAPRMATLSPSLLYWGNMISAAADNATLVAIELHGLSAARARPALIALLVSGGMLIPGNVPNIVCAARLELGSREWARTGIPLGLLLLLAYFVAIG; the protein is encoded by the coding sequence ATGAACCCTTGGTTCGCCCTCGCACTGTTGGTGCTCCTGCTGCTCGGTCCGTTGTTGCTGGCCCCGCTGGAACGCAACATTGAATGGTTGTTTCTGAGCCTGGGCATCGTTGCAGCCATCGCGGCGCGTCGCCTGGACCCGCCGCTGATTCTGCACGCCCTGCGCGAGCCCTGGCCGATCAGTTTGACGGTGGTTATCGCGGGAATACTGTTTTCGCGCGGCCAAGCGACCTTGGCCGGCGGCCTCGGCTGGATGGCCAAGCGGGTTCCGCGCGCCGTGCTGGTCGCGCTCCTCACCTTCCTGATCGCGATCTTGGCCAGCGTGGTGACTGCGATCGTGGCGGCGTTGGCCTTTGCCCAGCTAATTCAACTGCTTGGGCTACAGGGGGTTCAGCGCCGCCGTACCGCTGTGGCCGGCTGCTTCGCCATTGCTCTGGGCGCGGCCCTGACCCCACTGGGCGAGCCGCTGGCCACCCTGGCGACCAGCGCCCTCAAGCTGGACATGCTGGGGCTGATGCGCCTGCTAGGGCTGTATCTCCTGCCGGGCGTGCTGGCTTGCGGCTTGCTCGCAGGGCTGTGTGCCGGCCGCGCACAGGAGATTACGAGCGCGCCAGCCAGAGTCGAATCGCTGACCGGCAATATACTCGACGGGGTCAGAATCTACGCCTTCGTGGCCGGGTTGGTGCTGATCGGGGCCGCCTTTGCGCCGCTGGCGGCACCGCGGATGGCGACCTTGTCGCCCAGCCTGCTGTACTGGGGCAATATGATTTCGGCCGCTGCCGATAACGCTACCCTGGTAGCAATCGAGCTCCATGGGCTATCAGCCGCTCGGGCACGTCCGGCCTTGATTGCGCTCTTGGTCTCGGGTGGAATGCTAATCCCGGGCAACGTCCCGAATATCGTCTGTGCAGCCCGGCTTGAACTGGGCAGTCGCGAATGGGCACGGACCGGAATTCCCCTGGGTCTGCTCCTGCTACTGGCTTATTTCGTGGCGATAGGCTGA
- the glnA gene encoding type I glutamate--ammonia ligase gives MTPKQVLEMIKTKGAVMVDIKFIDLLGQWQHFVVPISEFRDESPFEEGLGFDGSSIRGWQSIDSSDMLVIPDPDTAVMEPFTKDPTLSLICTVEDPITRAPYSRDPRNVAKKAEAYLKSTGIGDTAFFGPEPEFFIFNGIRYDTNQHSSYFFIDSAEGFWNSGKEGTNLGYKPRYKEGYFPVAPNDSLVDIRTEMVLEMEKVGIRVEKQHHEVATAGQAEIDMRFQSLLKMADWLTWYKYICKNVALRHGMTVTFMPKPIFGDNGSGMHTHQSIWKGDSPLFAGSGYAGMSEMALHYIAGILHHAKALAAFTNPGTNSYRRLVPGFEAPINLAYSSRNRSASVRIPMYSPSPKAKRIEVRFPDPTCNPYLAFSAMLMAGLDGIQRRLDPGQPLDKDIYALTPAELAEVPSMPASLEEALNNLKNDHEFLLKGDVFTADLIETWIDYKMSREVSQTRLRPHPYEFALYFDA, from the coding sequence ATGACTCCCAAACAAGTATTGGAGATGATCAAGACTAAGGGCGCGGTGATGGTCGATATCAAATTCATCGACCTGCTCGGTCAATGGCAGCATTTCGTGGTGCCGATCAGCGAGTTCCGCGACGAGTCGCCCTTCGAAGAGGGTTTGGGCTTCGACGGCTCCTCGATTCGCGGCTGGCAATCGATCGATTCCAGCGACATGCTGGTGATTCCCGATCCCGATACAGCGGTGATGGAACCCTTTACCAAGGATCCCACGCTTAGCTTGATCTGCACGGTGGAGGATCCGATCACTCGCGCGCCCTACAGTCGCGACCCGCGCAATGTGGCCAAAAAGGCCGAAGCCTATTTGAAGTCCACCGGCATCGGAGACACCGCTTTTTTCGGTCCGGAACCGGAATTTTTCATCTTCAACGGCATCCGTTACGACACCAATCAGCATTCCAGCTACTTCTTCATCGACTCCGCCGAGGGCTTCTGGAACAGCGGCAAAGAGGGCACCAACCTGGGCTACAAGCCGCGCTACAAGGAAGGTTATTTCCCCGTGGCGCCCAACGACAGCCTGGTCGATATCCGCACCGAGATGGTGCTGGAGATGGAAAAGGTCGGCATTCGGGTCGAAAAGCAGCACCACGAGGTTGCCACCGCCGGCCAGGCCGAAATCGACATGCGCTTCCAGAGCCTGCTCAAGATGGCGGACTGGCTGACCTGGTATAAGTACATTTGCAAGAACGTGGCGCTGCGCCACGGTATGACGGTGACCTTCATGCCCAAGCCGATTTTCGGTGACAACGGCTCGGGCATGCACACCCATCAGAGTATCTGGAAGGGCGACAGTCCGCTGTTCGCGGGCTCGGGTTATGCGGGGATGTCGGAAATGGCACTGCATTACATCGCCGGTATCCTGCATCACGCCAAGGCGCTGGCAGCCTTTACCAATCCTGGCACCAATTCCTACCGCCGGCTGGTGCCCGGCTTTGAAGCCCCCATCAACCTGGCCTACTCCAGCCGCAATCGCTCGGCCAGCGTGCGCATCCCGATGTACTCGCCCTCGCCCAAGGCCAAGCGCATAGAGGTGCGCTTCCCCGATCCGACCTGCAACCCCTACCTGGCCTTCTCGGCGATGCTGATGGCGGGGCTGGATGGGATTCAACGCCGGCTGGATCCCGGGCAGCCACTGGACAAGGATATCTACGCTCTCACACCGGCTGAATTGGCCGAAGTTCCCAGCATGCCGGCCTCGCTGGAGGAAGCCCTGAACAACCTCAAGAATGACCACGAGTTTCTGCTCAAGGGCGATGTCTTCACCGCCGACCTGATCGAAACGTGGATTGATTACAAGATGAGCCGCGAAGTGAGCCAAACTCGCCTGCGGCCTCATCCTTACGAGTTCGCGCTTTACTTCGACGCCTAG
- a CDS encoding chromate transporter → MNEAAESSPTVGLGELFILFLIIGAISFGGGVVAYMREYFVRNKQWMDDDDFLDALEVSETLPGLNSINMSVIVGDRLRGIPGATLATLGMLLPGTVVVMTLGLFYLAHRQNPYLNHFLTGVAAAAVGLLLAVTIQLGRKQLIHIRDLLLVGGTVAAVSLARVQLWLVLLVAIPIAIVLYRPRRQPKITTRPWRELGKLHRHD, encoded by the coding sequence ATGAATGAAGCGGCCGAATCCTCGCCCACGGTGGGCCTGGGTGAGTTGTTCATCCTCTTTCTGATCATCGGCGCGATCAGTTTTGGCGGCGGCGTAGTCGCCTACATGCGCGAGTACTTTGTCCGCAATAAGCAATGGATGGACGACGACGACTTCCTCGACGCGCTGGAGGTCAGTGAAACTCTGCCCGGTCTGAACTCCATCAACATGAGCGTAATCGTCGGTGATCGCCTGCGCGGCATCCCCGGCGCGACGCTGGCCACTTTGGGCATGCTTCTGCCCGGTACTGTCGTGGTGATGACGCTCGGTCTGTTCTACCTGGCTCATCGCCAAAACCCCTACCTCAACCATTTCTTGACGGGGGTCGCAGCCGCCGCGGTAGGCCTGCTCCTGGCCGTAACGATTCAACTGGGCCGCAAGCAGCTCATCCATATTCGCGACCTCTTGCTGGTGGGCGGGACCGTTGCCGCGGTCAGCCTGGCGCGAGTCCAACTCTGGCTGGTGCTGTTGGTAGCCATTCCAATCGCGATCGTGCTCTACCGCCCGCGCCGCCAACCCAAAATAACCACGCGACCCTGGCGCGAGCTGGGCAAACTACATCGACACGACTAA
- a CDS encoding chromate transporter — MLIKLLNLFWVFALLSLLAVGGGTAVLPEMQYRVVNQFHWLTDPQFRDVYGLGQVAPGPNMLMVLVIGYRLAGVLGALVVGLAFFVPDCILTLYANRAWNHFKGSPWRTAAQRGLAPVAIGLMLAGTFAMAKLAITNYFNFAVGLVVFLLLSWRHVNPALLVLGGGVVYLLLRG, encoded by the coding sequence ATGCTCATCAAGCTGCTTAACCTATTCTGGGTCTTTGCCTTGCTGTCACTACTGGCGGTGGGAGGCGGCACTGCGGTCCTGCCCGAGATGCAATATCGCGTGGTCAATCAGTTTCACTGGCTGACCGATCCGCAGTTTCGCGACGTATACGGCCTGGGTCAGGTCGCACCGGGGCCCAATATGCTGATGGTGCTAGTGATCGGCTATCGGCTGGCCGGGGTTCTGGGAGCGCTGGTGGTAGGCTTGGCCTTCTTTGTCCCCGATTGCATTCTAACCCTCTATGCCAATCGCGCCTGGAACCATTTCAAAGGTTCACCCTGGCGCACCGCCGCCCAGCGCGGCTTGGCGCCAGTGGCGATTGGCCTGATGTTGGCGGGGACCTTCGCGATGGCCAAATTGGCAATCACCAATTACTTCAATTTCGCCGTTGGGCTGGTAGTTTTTCTGCTGCTGAGCTGGCGCCACGTCAACCCTGCCCTGCTAGTACTGGGCGGCGGGGTGGTCTATTTGCTGTTGCGTGGCTGA
- a CDS encoding (2Fe-2S)-binding protein has product MKQAIELIVNQQPYRLEIDTRMVLADFLRDRLRLTGTHVGCGTGSCGACTVILDGVTVKSCCILAADADGCAVTTIEGLSSDPRQLHPIQEAFVANHGLQCGFCTPGMVLSALQLLREQPDPDERAIRHAIAGNLCRCTGYQFIVKAIQAAALTLRNRR; this is encoded by the coding sequence ATGAAGCAGGCGATCGAACTGATCGTCAATCAGCAGCCCTACCGGCTGGAGATCGATACCCGGATGGTCCTGGCGGATTTCCTGCGCGACCGGCTGCGCCTGACCGGCACCCATGTTGGATGCGGAACCGGAAGCTGCGGAGCCTGCACCGTGATCCTTGACGGCGTGACTGTCAAGTCATGTTGCATCTTGGCCGCCGATGCCGACGGCTGCGCGGTGACGACGATCGAGGGGTTGAGCAGCGATCCGCGCCAGCTCCATCCCATCCAGGAGGCGTTCGTCGCCAATCACGGTTTGCAATGCGGCTTCTGTACGCCTGGGATGGTGTTGTCGGCGTTGCAATTATTGCGCGAGCAGCCCGATCCCGACGAGCGCGCGATTCGACACGCGATCGCGGGCAATCTGTGCCGCTGCACCGGCTACCAGTTTATCGTCAAGGCGATCCAAGCCGCCGCCTTAACCCTGCGCAATCGGCGCTGA
- a CDS encoding xanthine dehydrogenase family protein subunit M, translating to MIGREFQFFAPVELEQALQLLAELGENARPLAGGMTLVPLMTLGLAQPEAIVSLNHLKGLEEVRDGGDCLRIGAMTRHATVERDPLVRLHCPPLAQAAASVGDRQVRHRGTLGGSLAHADPAADYPPVMLVCGARMRLRGVAGERVVAAQDYFTGLFSTELQAGELLIEIEVPKIPPDHAHSYLRLQRVEGSFPIVNVAALLAPDLSLAHLALGGVGSTAVMVDVAPALAGVINNAALERAGEAAYAAAKDATDDMNGSAQYRRAMARLCAQRAIKQALASRP from the coding sequence ATGATCGGACGCGAGTTTCAGTTCTTTGCCCCCGTTGAACTCGAACAAGCGCTGCAGTTGCTCGCCGAGTTGGGCGAGAATGCGCGCCCTCTGGCCGGTGGCATGACCTTGGTGCCGCTGATGACCTTGGGGCTGGCGCAGCCCGAAGCGATCGTGAGCCTCAACCACCTCAAGGGGCTGGAGGAGGTGCGCGATGGTGGCGACTGTCTGCGTATAGGGGCGATGACCCGCCATGCGACAGTGGAGCGCGATCCCCTGGTTCGTCTGCATTGCCCGCCGCTGGCGCAAGCTGCGGCCAGCGTCGGCGACCGCCAAGTCCGTCACCGCGGCACATTGGGCGGTAGCCTGGCTCATGCCGACCCGGCCGCCGATTATCCGCCCGTGATGCTAGTGTGCGGCGCGCGAATGCGTCTGCGCGGGGTCGCAGGCGAGCGCGTCGTGGCGGCCCAGGACTACTTCACCGGTTTGTTCTCCACCGAGCTTCAAGCGGGCGAGCTTTTGATCGAAATCGAAGTGCCTAAAATCCCTCCCGATCATGCGCACAGCTATCTGCGCCTGCAGCGGGTCGAGGGTAGTTTTCCGATCGTGAACGTCGCGGCCTTGCTCGCCCCCGATCTTAGCCTGGCTCACCTGGCATTGGGGGGCGTGGGTAGCACCGCGGTGATGGTCGATGTCGCGCCTGCGCTGGCTGGTGTGATCAATAATGCGGCTTTGGAGCGGGCGGGTGAAGCGGCTTACGCGGCGGCGAAAGATGCCACCGACGACATGAACGGCAGCGCCCAATATCGGCGCGCGATGGCTCGCCTGTGCGCGCAACGGGCGATCAAGCAGGCTCTTGCAAGCCGGCCTTGA
- a CDS encoding xanthine dehydrogenase family protein molybdopterin-binding subunit — MNQQASRYIGARVNALNSRRLVAGKGQYAADLYFDNMLYLAFARSSYAHAKILRVDTAAAQAITGVVKVLTGAELKAALGPLESDFMGKRASIDALAADTVRYVGEPLAVVAAHDKYSARQAADLIEVEYEDLPVVVDCEQALQPGAPLVQPEWDSNLLGEVSYRAGDVDRAFSTADGVVSGSLSAHRYVGTPIEPRAYVASFEPYRGLLTIWASTQHPHQFRTMLAEILKLPEANIRVILNDVGGAFGAKMPLFPDEVVIAYLAMDLARPVKWVEERTESLLAGGHAREGRMRYEAAYKKDGQVTGLRIKLLSDLGAPSTLRAWAQGFVTAAILPGPYQIANCEIEMQGVVTNKCPWVAYRGFGKENAAFLMERVMDRVAAASGCDRAAVRRRNYIAPNAFPYVQVTGAVLDSGNYPATLDKLLKMLDYDNFPLLQAQAAREGRRLGIGIAHELMPEGGARPGALTSGYDGCTVRMTPTGDLKVLSGVTSPGSGNETAIAQIVADTLGADLQRVFVVQGDTEICPFGLGNYSSRSVLIGGAAAYEAACAIRDKLFKVAARMLEVLPTDLAAERGRIFVADTPSHGLTFAQLASEIYRNSYGPYTIDLEPGLEATRYFRHANVYHQPKLHPQGGQSNYPSWPDGAAGCVVEVDPDSGSLKLLRYCYVHDAGTIINPLLAEGNLHGAIAQGIGGALYERLVYDDAGQLNTTTFYNYTLPTAMDLPTFELAHQETPGPFNPLGCKGVGESGIGAPLSAILSAVENALPELNLCLEQTPLTPDRLWHILEQARRAASPR; from the coding sequence ATGAATCAGCAGGCATCGCGATATATCGGGGCGCGGGTGAACGCCCTCAACAGCCGTCGCCTGGTGGCCGGCAAAGGGCAATATGCCGCCGATCTGTATTTCGACAACATGCTCTATCTGGCCTTTGCCCGCAGCTCCTATGCTCACGCGAAGATCTTGCGGGTTGACACCGCCGCGGCGCAGGCGATCACGGGCGTAGTCAAAGTGCTCACCGGCGCCGAGCTCAAGGCGGCGCTGGGGCCGCTGGAATCCGATTTCATGGGAAAACGGGCGTCGATTGACGCTCTGGCCGCCGACACGGTTCGGTATGTTGGCGAGCCGCTGGCGGTCGTCGCGGCGCACGACAAGTATAGCGCTCGTCAAGCCGCCGATCTGATCGAGGTCGAATACGAAGATTTGCCCGTGGTGGTGGATTGCGAGCAGGCGCTGCAACCCGGCGCTCCGTTAGTCCAGCCGGAGTGGGACAGCAACCTGCTGGGCGAGGTCAGTTATCGTGCGGGCGACGTCGATCGGGCCTTCTCGACCGCCGACGGCGTGGTCTCAGGAAGCTTGAGCGCCCATCGCTATGTCGGCACGCCGATCGAACCGCGCGCCTACGTGGCAAGCTTCGAGCCTTATCGCGGGTTGCTCACGATCTGGGCCTCCACCCAGCACCCCCATCAATTTCGCACCATGCTGGCCGAGATTCTCAAGCTGCCCGAGGCCAATATACGGGTCATCCTCAATGACGTCGGCGGTGCGTTCGGGGCCAAGATGCCGTTGTTTCCCGACGAAGTAGTGATCGCTTACCTGGCGATGGATCTGGCGCGGCCGGTGAAATGGGTGGAAGAACGCACCGAAAGTCTGCTGGCCGGGGGGCACGCACGCGAGGGGCGGATGCGCTACGAGGCAGCCTATAAAAAGGACGGCCAGGTGACTGGGCTGCGAATCAAACTGCTCTCCGACCTGGGCGCGCCCAGTACGCTGCGGGCGTGGGCGCAGGGTTTTGTCACGGCGGCGATACTGCCCGGTCCCTACCAGATTGCCAACTGCGAGATTGAGATGCAGGGGGTGGTGACCAACAAATGTCCTTGGGTCGCCTATCGCGGCTTCGGCAAGGAGAATGCCGCCTTCCTGATGGAACGGGTGATGGATCGGGTAGCGGCGGCTAGCGGCTGCGATCGTGCTGCGGTGCGCCGGCGCAATTACATCGCGCCCAATGCCTTTCCCTACGTTCAAGTTACCGGCGCGGTCTTGGACAGCGGCAATTATCCCGCCACCCTCGACAAGTTGCTCAAAATGTTGGATTACGACAATTTCCCGCTCCTGCAGGCGCAAGCTGCGCGCGAGGGACGCCGGTTGGGAATCGGGATTGCGCACGAACTGATGCCCGAGGGCGGGGCACGCCCGGGCGCCCTGACCAGTGGTTACGATGGCTGCACGGTGCGGATGACGCCCACCGGCGACCTCAAGGTGCTAAGCGGAGTGACCTCGCCGGGCAGCGGCAATGAAACCGCCATCGCGCAGATCGTGGCCGATACCCTGGGCGCCGATTTGCAGCGGGTTTTCGTGGTCCAGGGCGATACCGAGATCTGTCCCTTCGGCCTGGGCAACTACAGCTCGCGCAGCGTTTTAATTGGCGGCGCCGCCGCTTACGAGGCCGCGTGCGCTATCCGCGACAAGCTGTTCAAGGTCGCCGCGCGCATGCTGGAGGTGCTGCCCACCGATCTGGCGGCTGAGCGCGGTCGTATCTTTGTCGCTGACACCCCCAGCCACGGTTTGACTTTCGCGCAGTTGGCCAGCGAGATTTATCGGAACTCCTACGGCCCCTATACGATCGATCTGGAGCCGGGGTTGGAAGCCACGCGCTATTTTCGCCATGCCAACGTCTATCACCAGCCCAAACTGCATCCCCAGGGGGGCCAGAGTAATTATCCCTCCTGGCCAGACGGGGCCGCGGGGTGCGTGGTGGAGGTCGATCCCGACAGCGGAAGTCTCAAACTGCTGCGCTACTGCTACGTTCACGACGCCGGCACGATCATCAATCCCTTGCTGGCGGAAGGCAATCTGCACGGCGCGATCGCCCAAGGTATCGGCGGTGCGCTCTACGAGCGGTTGGTTTACGACGATGCCGGCCAGCTCAACACCACCACCTTTTACAACTACACGCTGCCCACCGCGATGGATCTACCGACATTCGAGCTGGCCCATCAGGAGACTCCTGGGCCCTTCAATCCGCTGGGATGCAAAGGAGTGGGCGAGTCGGGTATCGGCGCGCCGCTGAGTGCCATTCTGAGTGCGGTGGAAAATGCGCTGCCCGAACTCAATCTGTGCCTGGAGCAGACCCCGCTCACCCCCGATCGACTGTGGCATATCCTGGAGCAGGCGCGGCGCGCGGCGAGTCCACGATGA